DNA sequence from the Candidatus Methylarchaceae archaeon HK02M2 genome:
GAACAGATGTAAATATTCAAGAGGTTGATCGTTTGGCTAATCAAACTTTGAATAGAATATTTTGTAAATTTAATACTCGTTCATTCAAGACAAGAAATCAAGATCAGTTTTTTTAGTTTATTTATAATTAATTAATTATCACATAAATAAAACTTCCATATACTATTAGAAAAAAGGAAATATCATTTACCTGAAGATCTAAAGAATGCTCGCAATCTTTTATTTATTTTACTTGCCCATTTCATTTCACCCTCAACAATATACCTCTCTAAATAGATGAAAGGTGTATCTACCAGGCCCGAGAACCACTTCAGAACTATCTGCCCGATTATTAGAGGTACTATAGGCATCAGACCATAAAAAGCTAGAGTTACGAAGATGAAGCTATCTAATGCTAGCATAGGTGCATCGCTTAAGACGCTTCTCACCCATAAATGCTTCTTACCAGTCCTCTCTTTTATCTTTGCAAATATTATTGCATCAAGATTCTCAGTTATCAAGAAACTAATCCAACTTGCGGCAGTTATCCTTATACTGAGATTAAATATCTCTAACCAAGGCTCTTGAAGACTCCAGAATGATGCAGGGGGTAATATATTACTAAACCATATGAAGAAAACCATAAGCACTTGAGTTACGAATGCTATGAAGATCATCCGATGAGTCTCCATTCTACCAAAGTATTCATTGACCATATCTGTAAGTTGAAATGTGAATGGAAAAATTATAACTGCAGTTGGCACTATGAATGAAGCGAAACCTAGATCAAAGACTGCTATCTTTGCAGCCATTATCTGTGATATCGCTAAATAGATTATATACGTAGCAATGATAGCATCTGACTTACCCTTAACTCTGACATAATAACTACCTAGTAATGTTGCTATGAATAGGCTTAATAACCAGACTAAGTATAACAATCACTTTACCCTCCCTCCTAAAAGATCCTCATACACTTTCCTCATCTGATAGATTGCAATAGCTACATCATCACTTAAGTCACATCTACATACTTCACATTTTGGACATGATAGCCATCCACACTTGGTACAAACATCAGCATCTTCTGTATTAAACTTCTCACCACACTTGAAGCAGTAGAGCTCAGGCCTCGCAAAGAAGTTTAAGAAATTTTCAACAAGTCTTGACAGGGGAATGTGCCTATGAATCGCTACTTTACGCGCACTCTCTAAAACATCTTTATCGATGGATAGAGTCAACTTCGTCTTAGAAGTACTCATACGTGTTAAGACGTATTGTTATGTGTGTATTTAATTATTTATTTAATTTTCATCTGGATGTACTCACTACTTGTCTCACTTTTACGCATAATACTCCTAAGTCATGGTACAGTTCACATTGTGCTTTGAAGCAAGAAGATTTCTTTATAAGTTCTTTAGGTCCATTATAATTCTCGGGTAATAACCTTGCCCTCCATTTACCATTAATCAATACTACTGCCTGTCCCGCCATAACCTTTTCTATCTCAATGTCCATAATCGTTGTACTGGATATGTTCTTTATTGGTATAGCTGACTTGCTATCTCCACTCGCTACATACTTCTTTTTTCTTAACTTTGATAGTGCCACTTTAATTACACCTTTACTGAAACCTTCATTTTCCATCTCATGATAAAGCTCATCATTGTTCAGCCCTGATGCGCCTCCTTCTAATATCTTGAAGTATATCGCCTTTTCTGCCCTTGCAACATCTTTATCCAAATCTTTGAATTTCTTATTTTCACTCGGAATTAATAATGGCTCACGCCTTGATCCTACTTTGCGTTCTATCTCTAGAAGCTCTTCTTGAGTCATAGGTTTGGCTTTTGGCTTCATTTTCATTCTCAAAATTGGTTTAAGTATCTTGTTTAGCTTACTTGCTATATTTCTCATCCTTTTGACCTTTCTTGATGATGCATATAGATAGATCAGATCATAAGTATCATTAGCTGCAAGTATTATAGCCCTTCCAGCAGTTCTCCTGCCTGTCCTGCCTCTTCTCTGAATATATCTTATCTCAGATGGTATTGGTTCATAGAAAATTACTAAGTCTACTTCAGGTATATCCAAACCTTCTTCAGCTATCGAAGTTGCAACTAGAGTGTTAAGGTACCCCTTTCTCAGATTATTGATCAATGACGCCTGCTCCTCTTGTGTCAAACCTTTATCTCCTAACCTTGTAGCTTGACCTATAAACCTCTCAGCATTTACCCCACCTATTTTGCTCAATTCTTCTACAAGATGTGCTGCAGTATCTCTATATTGGGTAAATATGATTATCCTTGATTTGGAGTTTGCTGTTAGCTGATTTTTGACTATTTGCTTCAGCATTTCAGCTTTAGGATGCTCGGCATAGCACTCGCCCCTCAGTAACTCTAGAAGGTTTACATATGTCTTCTCTTTCATCAATATGCTATGGCTTCTCTTATCGTCACCCTCCATCCTTTCTATGAATGCTTCGAGTGAATAAGCACCTTGAGTTTCTAATAGTTCTAACATATGAAATAGTGTTAATGCTGATGATTGCTGCATTATAGCTTGATATATCGGCCCCTTTTCTTCATCAATACTCATCTCAGCACTATACCTCAACTCTGTACCTAGATCTATGAGTCGCTTTTTAGATACATTTTTGAATACATTCTTCAAATAGCCTCTACTCTTAAGCCACCTAACCTTCGAATTTAGCATCCCTTTGATGATATCTCTTAACGGTTGGTACTGTATAGGTAAATCTACTCTCTTCCACTCAACATGAATAGGTTGAACATACGATCTAACATCAGGATCATCATCATATCTATGTTCCACATGCTCTATGAACAGTGAATTACATACCATCTTGACTCTATCTATGACTGAACCAGGTGATGCTGTCATCCCTAGAATCAATGGATAATCCGAATGCTTCACATATTGTGATGCAACCTCGGTATATGCATACTCTTTTACAGCTCTATGACATTCATCGAAAACTACTAATCCAAAATCATTCAATCGTATCCTTTTACTCAAAATATCATTTCTCACTACTTGAGGAGTAGCTGAAATTATTCTTGATTGGCCTTTCCATACAACCTCTCTTGTGTCTGAAGGTATCTTCCCTGTGAGTAGAACAAAGTCTTCTTGAGGAAGCCTGATGATCCTCTGAAATGTATCTTTATGTTGGATCACCAAAGGTCTTGTGGGCGCCATGATAAGAACTCTTTTATCTGGATAATTATACAGAATGTCAGAAGCTATTAGAGCTGAGATAACAGTCTTCCCTAATGCTGTTGGCAGTACTACCATCGTATTTTGGTCAATTGCAGCCTCGACTATCCTTCTTTGATAATCTCTATCCTCTACGGTATTAGGGAAGATGAGGGGGTGTGATACATATGACATCTCAGATCTCTAGGACTTCTTCACTAGGCTTCAAGAATTTCTTAGGAATAGGGTTTACGTTATCTATGTTCTTTAGCAACGGAGAGAGCTTGTCATGTTGAAAGAGATTATTGAACTCCTCAAGCTCTTTTGATGACCTTATTACTAAACCTCTCTTCTTCATTGGTGAGCCTGAATCATCAATAGGATTTAATTCAACGGCAAGCCTAGAAGGATAACTTTTGTATGCTGGTAGCTTAAGTATGAATATTCCAGGTACTGAAGTTTTCATCCTAGCCCAATCTGATCCAGTTTTAAGGAAAGATGTTAGCTTATCTTCAGACATCTATCTTCGCTCTTATTATCTTATATTAGTAATTAAACATTAAGTTGCTTGATTATTTAGCTGATCTATACATTGAGTATAGGTTCCTATAGATCATCAAGAAAGTTCAATCTGCTGTAGAAGGTCCAAATTTTCAATACTATTCATTTTTATTTTCCTTTCGGATATTGTATAAAGCACATCATCTATGTAAAGTGTCCTTACAATCCAATGCTCAGTATCCCACTGGTCTGTGCTATTTTCTTGATGAGTTACATTGCCTTTAAGCACGAATCCATTGTTTAAAGTAATATTAAAAATATATGAACCTTGCCAGAAGCCGTTTATGTAATCATAACCTTCTTGTATTGAAAGTGGAAGTACAAGAAGTTGTTTTGATTTATCGAATAGAAACGCCTTATGGTCCATTAAGACTGTTGAGTCCGACCACTCGCCTTGCACAATATACGGCTCAGCCGCTTCTATCGGTGTAGTGACATTTGTTACGTTGAAAAGTGATAGTTTAACATTATTGTCTTGCTTACCTATGCCAATTACATGATTTTCATCATAAGGATGTAGGTAGCTTGAGAAACCGGGTATTTTCAATTCACCCAAAATCTTTGGATCAGTAGGATTGCTAATATCGATCACGAAGAATGGGTCTATCTGTTTAAATGTCACAAGATAACATCTGTTACCTATGAATCTTGCCGAGTATATACGTTCGCCTTGAGCGATATTCTCAAGTTTTCCAACGATGTTTAGGTTCATATCCAATATAAACAAATTGTTCTTGGGGCCCTCGCCAGACCCCTCTGTTGTCGCTACTCTGAAGAAGCCCTGAAACTCATCCATGCTAAATTGGTTTAGAACATAACCGGCAACATTGCCTTCAGCGTCCAAAACAATCTTTTCTTCGTCCAGTTTAACCTTATAGATCAAAGTTTCTTCTCTCGCTACACCGACATCAAAAGAAAACCATGCATTTGTATTTGGAACTGTCAAGTAAATATTACTAAGCGAGACGTATATAGATGAAGTTGAGCCGGTTAAGAATGATTCATAAGTTGTTGCTTGTGTATCGTCAATAATGTTGATTGCGACTACAGTTGTAAAATAATAAAAAATATCTGAAATATCGACATAGCTTATCTCAGTAGGATTGACCTCCTCAACAACACTATCAGTGTAGATCTTGGGCAATATCACCTCGAAGTCTGTTCCATTGCTGCTTTGTTTCATTGCTGGTTGATTCACTACAGCATAGATATAATTGCCTAGCATTCTTGAACTTGAGAGCGTGCCTACTAGGCTTATATTTTTTGTAAGAACAGGGTTCGATTTATCTGAGATGTCATAGATTTTTATGAATGAATCTCCAGAAGAGGGTTGAGTTTCCGAATTTTCAAGTACTTTAAAAGTGTAATAGTTTTGTAATACAGCCAATTTATCTTCTTTTACATAAATCTCTATGTTATCAGTTTCGTTCAAAGTGATCTTTGAAAGCACTTCAGCTTGTTCAGGCGGGTAGGCCTTCAGTATGTAAACAGTGTTGCTCGAAACTACATACAAATAATTTCCATCCGTCTTAATTATATCAGCTTCATCTACACCAGCAACCTGAATATTGGTTGTTGAATAATCGGTTGATGCCTTGGGAGGCGGGTTTATTAGATCAACTTCACCACTTCCTATAAAGGGAGTTAGATATAATTCTTCAAAATATCTAGCATTTTCCATATTCGTTCTCAAGAAGTTCTCAAGTTCATCATAACTCGAGAATGTTTTAAGCTCTAAAGACAGTGGCTGGACTCTAGGTTGAATACCGAATTGGTAACATATAGTCGTTAGTACAATAGTTAAAAGAATAGCGGTTATTCCATTAACCAACGTTTTTTTTCTAATTTCTGTTTGCAATATGCCCCCCTTTTAATCATCTAAAGTATGTGAAAAGAATTATTTTATCCTATTTTCTAGTACAGACCGTCTAGTAACTAGTACAAAGGTTAGAAAGGTTTTAAACGCCATAATCTTACAGCTTCATACCAAAATATTGCTGAAATAATTGCCCCAAAAAAAATTATGAATAGGTTTTCTCTTGTCAAGCTTTGCATTAACACTGTAAGGTAAGCTATGTAAAATGTTGTAGAGAAAACTGCGTAAAAGAAATATCTTGGGAAAAGAAGTTTTCCTAACTTAATAAAATGTCGTAGCACACCGATTTTAACTTCGCTAACTAAAAAATATTGGCTACCAATCTCCTGCTTTTTTACTAAGCCCAGTTCGCGTAATTGCTCAAGATGATGTTGCGCCACGCTGGGACTGCTAAAATGCAGGGCCTTTTGAACTTCGCGAACACTCATAGATCGACCGCTCTTTAAAAGAAGCCAATAAACTTTCCAAGCTTTTCCACGAAGGGTGTATTCAAATTTACTTTCTTCTTTTTTACTCAAAAAGAAACACGCTTCTCTAAAGATATTGATGTTGATGTTGATATTGTATTTGTTTTGTTTCCATCATTTCTGGAGACATCGCTAGTAAACACCTTTTAACTAAGAACTTCTTATCGAATGAATAACATATCTTGTTTTTATATGTTAAAAACGTAAATCATCAAATCTAAATAAGGAATATCGTGCTTATTTTCTTGAAAGTATGCAAATCATTGTCGATAGTGATTATGATAAATGAAAATAAAAATCTCTTGGCTGAAGCTCTTTAAACTTATTCGTTTGCTTGATGATATGCTTTCTTAAGTGCAAACAGAGATGACATTTTGAGATATAACCTCTAGGCAGTTCTACATATCTATACTCTTTGATAGCTAGATCATAAAGCTCTTTCATATCTGTAACTAGAGCCTCAATGATTGGATATTCGCATAATTTTAGTCCTTCTCTACAAATTGAATCAAGTTGTCTCGCATCACCTAAGGAAATTCCAGCGCAGTAACCTGTTATGTAATTAAAGTAACTATCAACATGGACATGCCAAGGTCTCGTTAGTTCTTCCTTACAAGATTCGCCAAAGAATTCCTTTGAAGGATATTTTTTAAACAAGTGACTTAATTTGAGAGGAACTCTTCCCATGGGAATCAGCTCTACATAATTTAAACTTTCAATACCTGCTTTTTGCAGATACCTCTCAAAATGAAGTTTGTCTTTGAAATTTAAATTCTTAAATTGATGGTAGAAAAATTCTTGATAAACGATCACATTTTCTCTAAAAACTTTTCTGCTTATTCTAGCCGCTCTTTCTGTTCTTTCGAAAGGTACATGCTCTAAAATGAATGGGTTAACGCTTATTAATATACCATGCAAGCCTGCGTCTTTTAGTTGAATTAGTTTTTCTCTTGTAACATCATCATCAATACACCAAAAGCAATTCGTCTCGACGAATGTCGCAGGAATCTTAAGCACACTAGCTAATTTCACTGCATTAAGTAAAAGCTCGAAATTAAGGAACGGCTCCCCTCCTGTGAAATGTAGACCATAATTTATTCCGATTTTCTTAAATCCGGGAGGATATCTTTTGTTAATCTTATTCGCAAGTTGTGTCAATACTTTCTCCAAATCTTTTATGCTTATCCAATCGTTTCTCCATTTGGGAGAACAAGCATACATACAATGCTTACATTCGCTCGTACACTTATAAGAAAGAAAAATTCCTCCTGAAATAGGCTCAGGTAGTATTAGCCTTTTCAATTACAAACCATCACTGAATTTCTTCTTCAAGTTTTCTAGCATATTTAAGATCAGAAAAAGCTTTTAGCCGCTTAATAGCCGTATCATAAGCATCTACGGTTTCTTCTTCTAAAGTAATTGGATAATTTGCTTTTGGGTCTATCTCATTTAAAGTGTGAACAAGTAGTTTTCTTTCATCTTTTGACATAACTCTAGAATCCGTCATTGCGGCAGCTCTTGCGTATATTCCCTCATCTAAAAGAAATTCTAGCGCTTTAAATGGAAGCTTGTAATGCTTTCCTATCGCCCCTGTCCTTTGGGTAAAACCTTCAGGAGTTGCTGCTTTGAAAGAAACCCTAACATATAGCTTGTCTTTAAACTTGGTTAAACGTCTCACATAGTCTTTATCAGAACCAAGAATTATACCGTTAGTTTCTAAAATAAAAAGAGGATATTTTGAGGCTTCTATAAGCTCAAGAACATTAAGTAAATGCTCCTTTCCAATTGTAGGTTCACATCCAGATAAACGAAGCTTATACACTTTAGGAATTTGTTCTCTCCAATATTCAGAATAGACTATACCTTCTTCAGCAGACCTAAAAAGTCTTTCAGCAACATTTCTAGGTGAATAAAAATTTCCATACTTATCTGGAAAATCTCTCGACCAGTTTGACCAACAATAATTACACCTTAAACAACAACCAGCAGCATAACCAGTAGCGATCCCCCTATAAACTGGAACAGAGTAAAAATCCGTATACTTTCTTTCTTGTCCCTCGTATCCCTCTCTAGTCACAATTCTCTCAGTTTCCTTAGCTAATTCTAAAGGATCAAAGGGTTTAGAATTTGGAGTTAAAAATCGTTGGTATTTCGTCATTCAAACCTTCACAACTTCTATTCTATTTAGGTCAGCTACCCCCAATCCCGCTTCTTGAGCTAACTTTAAATGTGAAATCGAAAGGGGACTTTTACCAAGATAACTTGCTCCAACAGCATCTGCAGCAACTAAATCTTCGGAAAAAATCATTATTCCTAATTGTTTTGGATCTGCTCCTATTTCCCCTCCTATACCGGCAATTCTTCCATCTATAACAGCCAAATTTGGCCTGAGGTAAAGATTTATGTCAACTATGCTCTCATCAAGTCTTTCGTGGAACCTCCCTTTCTTAGCAAATCTTGCCTTTTCACCCAAAGTAGCTCCAAGCATATTTTTCAATGATAAAGTTACTTTGGTTATTGAATGCTCCTTCAAAATCGGTACTGAAATCAAATAAGAGTCCTTAAAAGTTAAAGGAAATTCAAACTGCTTAAGAGAGAGAGCTTCGGGATTTTTCTTGACTATGTACTTATCATTGTTCAAATCTACTAACTTAACTCCATGTTTATCGGTAAGCTTCAAATAGCCCAATTTTTTGAAAGCATCAAAAGTATTACACCAACCCGATCCTTCAGCGATAACCGTATTATACCCCATTTCTTGGTAATATCTAACTAAAGCTTCCACAGTTTCATATGGAGTTGTTGTAGGGGGAGGTTCATCAATAATCAAATTTGGTTTAAGAACAATTTTTGATTGGTGAGGATAAGTAAAAGATTCTAACCCTTTTTTTACAGCCTGAAAAGGATCTTCCCCATATGCAACTATGACCTTGGACATCTAATAAATGAAAGAGTACGTTTGAGATATAAAACCATTGACTTAGAATTACAGAAATTCTTAAAGATAAAAGGAAATGAATATCCATATAATTTAAAGAAAGGTGGATTTTTGAGGTCTTATGATTTTGACGTAAACTTGCAGAAAATCTTTGATCACTATTATTCTAAAATCCCAAAAATAAACTGGAAGAGTTGGCTCGACATATCTTCAAGAGAGGAATATGAGTCGCTTGCACTAAAAATATCTGGCCTCTCATCAGTTGGAAATCTGTTTGATAGGATTAAAATCGAAAAAACAGATCCAAAACTTGTTTCTGTGGATGTTGAATCTTATTTGGACTCCTATAATGAATCACACCTTATCATATGCCATACTTCGGGGACTTCAGGTGGTCGACTCTCCGACCTCAAATGGTTGCATATGTCAGATGAAGTGGTAAGGAGTCGCTGGGCTCCTGGAATGCAGGCCATAATCCAAGCAAGTGGTCTAGATAGTAGTTCATCTATAGCTATCTTTGTTCCATCAAGAATCAAAACTGACGGTCTGTCCATTTATAAAGGTATAAAACTGATCAGGCTTTATTCTTCAGAGTTCTCACAGAGACTTACGCTCTCTCTGATTCAGCCAGTCTCATACTTATTGGATGAATACAAGAACGCCAACAGTCTGCAGACGATCTCAAAACTTCTATCGATAGGGCAAATATCAGTGGTTTCTGCTCCAGCCTCAACAGTGTTAGGATGGGCTGATTTGAGAAGACTCCGTATAGGCTTGAAAAGGTCAAAGAATTTGATTTCAGATAATGATAATCAAGAATATTTTGAGCTTATCAGCTTAATAAAGAGCCTAGGATTTGATGCTGCTTCCGTTGAGATTCAGAGACGGCTTTCGAATATTCTTTCAGATGCCACCTTGGTCTTCAGCATTTCTTCAATTACCGAAAGCGAATGGTCATCATTACGTAAGTTCATGAGATGGGAAAAAGGAGCAGAAAGGTTCACAAACCTTTATGTCAGTAGCGAGATAGGTCCATTTGCAGCCACAATAGGTAAAGATATTCTGGGGCCTTCCTCAAAGGATACCATGTATGTTTTCCCATTGACCCTGCCTGTC
Encoded proteins:
- a CDS encoding queuosine precursor transporter; protein product: MLYLVWLLSLFIATLLGSYYVRVKGKSDAIIATYIIYLAISQIMAAKIAVFDLGFASFIVPTAVIIFPFTFQLTDMVNEYFGRMETHRMIFIAFVTQVLMVFFIWFSNILPPASFWSLQEPWLEIFNLSIRITAASWISFLITENLDAIIFAKIKERTGKKHLWVRSVLSDAPMLALDSFIFVTLAFYGLMPIVPLIIGQIVLKWFSGLVDTPFIYLERYIVEGEMKWASKINKRLRAFFRSSGK
- a CDS encoding DUF6364 family protein, producing MSTSKTKLTLSIDKDVLESARKVAIHRHIPLSRLVENFLNFFARPELYCFKCGEKFNTEDADVCTKCGWLSCPKCEVCRCDLSDDVAIAIYQMRKVYEDLLGGRVK
- a CDS encoding DEAD/DEAH box helicase family protein, yielding MSYVSHPLIFPNTVEDRDYQRRIVEAAIDQNTMVVLPTALGKTVISALIASDILYNYPDKRVLIMAPTRPLVIQHKDTFQRIIRLPQEDFVLLTGKIPSDTREVVWKGQSRIISATPQVVRNDILSKRIRLNDFGLVVFDECHRAVKEYAYTEVASQYVKHSDYPLILGMTASPGSVIDRVKMVCNSLFIEHVEHRYDDDPDVRSYVQPIHVEWKRVDLPIQYQPLRDIIKGMLNSKVRWLKSRGYLKNVFKNVSKKRLIDLGTELRYSAEMSIDEEKGPIYQAIMQQSSALTLFHMLELLETQGAYSLEAFIERMEGDDKRSHSILMKEKTYVNLLELLRGECYAEHPKAEMLKQIVKNQLTANSKSRIIIFTQYRDTAAHLVEELSKIGGVNAERFIGQATRLGDKGLTQEEQASLINNLRKGYLNTLVATSIAEEGLDIPEVDLVIFYEPIPSEIRYIQRRGRTGRRTAGRAIILAANDTYDLIYLYASSRKVKRMRNIASKLNKILKPILRMKMKPKAKPMTQEELLEIERKVGSRREPLLIPSENKKFKDLDKDVARAEKAIYFKILEGGASGLNNDELYHEMENEGFSKGVIKVALSKLRKKKYVASGDSKSAIPIKNISSTTIMDIEIEKVMAGQAVVLINGKWRARLLPENYNGPKELIKKSSCFKAQCELYHDLGVLCVKVRQVVSTSR
- a CDS encoding beta-propeller domain-containing protein, encoding MQTEIRKKTLVNGITAILLTIVLTTICYQFGIQPRVQPLSLELKTFSSYDELENFLRTNMENARYFEELYLTPFIGSGEVDLINPPPKASTDYSTTNIQVAGVDEADIIKTDGNYLYVVSSNTVYILKAYPPEQAEVLSKITLNETDNIEIYVKEDKLAVLQNYYTFKVLENSETQPSSGDSFIKIYDISDKSNPVLTKNISLVGTLSSSRMLGNYIYAVVNQPAMKQSSNGTDFEVILPKIYTDSVVEEVNPTEISYVDISDIFYYFTTVVAINIIDDTQATTYESFLTGSTSSIYVSLSNIYLTVPNTNAWFSFDVGVAREETLIYKVKLDEEKIVLDAEGNVAGYVLNQFSMDEFQGFFRVATTEGSGEGPKNNLFILDMNLNIVGKLENIAQGERIYSARFIGNRCYLVTFKQIDPFFVIDISNPTDPKILGELKIPGFSSYLHPYDENHVIGIGKQDNNVKLSLFNVTNVTTPIEAAEPYIVQGEWSDSTVLMDHKAFLFDKSKQLLVLPLSIQEGYDYINGFWQGSYIFNITLNNGFVLKGNVTHQENSTDQWDTEHWIVRTLYIDDVLYTISERKIKMNSIENLDLLQQIELS
- a CDS encoding helix-turn-helix domain-containing protein; its protein translation is MSKKEESKFEYTLRGKAWKVYWLLLKSGRSMSVREVQKALHFSSPSVAQHHLEQLRELGLVKKQEIGSQYFLVSEVKIGVLRHFIKLGKLLFPRYFFYAVFSTTFYIAYLTVLMQSLTRENLFIIFFGAIISAIFWYEAVRLWRLKPF
- a CDS encoding radical SAM protein — translated: MKRLILPEPISGGIFLSYKCTSECKHCMYACSPKWRNDWISIKDLEKVLTQLANKINKRYPPGFKKIGINYGLHFTGGEPFLNFELLLNAVKLASVLKIPATFVETNCFWCIDDDVTREKLIQLKDAGLHGILISVNPFILEHVPFERTERAARISRKVFRENVIVYQEFFYHQFKNLNFKDKLHFERYLQKAGIESLNYVELIPMGRVPLKLSHLFKKYPSKEFFGESCKEELTRPWHVHVDSYFNYITGYCAGISLGDARQLDSICREGLKLCEYPIIEALVTDMKELYDLAIKEYRYVELPRGYISKCHLCLHLRKHIIKQTNKFKELQPRDFYFHLS
- a CDS encoding radical SAM protein, producing MTKYQRFLTPNSKPFDPLELAKETERIVTREGYEGQERKYTDFYSVPVYRGIATGYAAGCCLRCNYCWSNWSRDFPDKYGNFYSPRNVAERLFRSAEEGIVYSEYWREQIPKVYKLRLSGCEPTIGKEHLLNVLELIEASKYPLFILETNGIILGSDKDYVRRLTKFKDKLYVRVSFKAATPEGFTQRTGAIGKHYKLPFKALEFLLDEGIYARAAAMTDSRVMSKDERKLLVHTLNEIDPKANYPITLEEETVDAYDTAIKRLKAFSDLKYARKLEEEIQ
- a CDS encoding DUF362 domain-containing protein, with the translated sequence MSKVIVAYGEDPFQAVKKGLESFTYPHQSKIVLKPNLIIDEPPPTTTPYETVEALVRYYQEMGYNTVIAEGSGWCNTFDAFKKLGYLKLTDKHGVKLVDLNNDKYIVKKNPEALSLKQFEFPLTFKDSYLISVPILKEHSITKVTLSLKNMLGATLGEKARFAKKGRFHERLDESIVDINLYLRPNLAVIDGRIAGIGGEIGADPKQLGIMIFSEDLVAADAVGASYLGKSPLSISHLKLAQEAGLGVADLNRIEVVKV